TTTCCATATACAAAGTCTTAAGCTGGCTGCAGACCTGATTCGAGTTAAATATATCCTCAGTATAAGAGCAAACACAATATATTTATGCAAATTTGCTGTATTGTTTCACGTTCTACCTTTCATATATACTATTATACGCCAGCTTGAGTTTCCTTACCTGTTTGGTTCTGTTGCTGTAACCTGTTTAGATAATCTCTTTTCTGCTGCTAGTGCTCTTTTCTCTCTGTCACTCAGGCCAGCAAACCAGGACTTCTCGTTCTCTTCAGTAGTTTTCTTTTTTTGCCCTTCTTTTTGTACATGAAACATTATGAATTGAAGTGGCAGTGTTATTTATACTAACTTAGCCCACCTTGCATTAACATTGCAGGCATTATTTGTTTGAATGTAACAGGACTTAACCATCTCAGTTTTAATTCAATTCATAGGTGTAACTGCAGTCTTCAGCCAAGTGCAGTCAGTGACTTTGAGGCAGGACATTGATGATCTTTACAGGTGCTAGGTATTTATTGGAAACTGTACCCATACAATGTGCACTGGCATCCACACTGAATGCATTAGAGTAAGAGCACTATGGTCTTGAAAGATGTTATCCATATGTACCCACTGCAACTTACAAAGTGGAAGTTACAAACATGAAACTGACCAATTGTGtaaaaagaggaaaatgctttaaaaaagaggaaaatagccCAAAATCATGCTAAAAAAGCTCAAActgggctgaaaataacaaataatgcgtACATTTCAgtaataaaaaaagaggaaaagtttcaggtctgcagTTACTATTAACTACTCTGTTCAAGCCAAAATCATCTACTCAGCATGAAATCTCCAAAGGTAAAATTTGCTTACACATTGAGAGTATAAATATGTTAAGTTCAATATTTTTCCTTTGTTTTCTGCACAAAACAAATTGTATCTCAAGAACCATAAGTCCATATTTGTTATGAATTTCAGCTTTCTTCTTGATGTTTTACCTTCAGTTTTCCCTTTCTTGCTTTTCGTTGTGCTTTCTTCTTCTCTGCAACTTTACTGGCTCTTTCTTCTTCCATATCTGCTGTTAGTGGGCTGGGGATCTAAGTAAACATACAAGTCAATAAGCACATACATTCTTGCAGCTCTTTCCAGATTAACCAAACAAACACTTTGATGACAAAATACTTTGATGACAAAATACTTTGATTTGGGAAGCTAATATGTGTTTAACAATACTTCATAGGATAGTACTAGTACCTGTTGTGGTTGCCACAATTAACCATAATTTTTGTTTACACCatctaaacgaaacatatctcgAGCATAacattttactggggtaatgagaaaaatatgagctttcttctaataccaaaatctcagtatTTATGAAGAAAAATGTGGGATGAGTCTGTCCATCTTGCCATACCACTTCACATAGCAATGAAAAAACCAATAGAAATACAATTAACCTAGTCTCAAGAACAAGAACCTTTATCTAACTTCTGCAGGACATAGGGCCTAATAGAGAATGATATGACAGTTTACATTGCATTTTATTCATGGTCTATTTAGGGAGcatggtggccgagcggaacaggctgtaggttcaagccccggcgacgccatcgtgctgtgcccttgagtaaggcacttaatctcgattactcctctccacccagggccaggtgtataaatgggtaccggcattcttaaatgctgggaaggtaacagactcgctgtggaggaggtgtagcgatccccctatagcaacattacatggaggagtctggcccaatcgccaatgaaagagagatgggcactccgatcactgatTTTTACCTATTTACCTGGGCAGTTGTATAGTTGTATTTCTCTGGAAAGGCTGCCATAAAACGTCTCAATTCATTACGGATCTCTTTATTAGCTGACACAACATATGGAGGTTGACCTCTCTTATTCCTGTGGAAAGGATTAACAAAATGATGATATGAATAaaattcatacatacacgctatataacagcatgcgtgattggtcgataggcgggcataaacaatgtTTATGCCCGGCTTTCCGGTCGTAAACAAGCCGTGTTAGAACCGATGGACACTAGTAGGATATATACGCACGTATACACACGAGCTAATTACGCAAAGCGCGAGTGGTGAACGTGAAGTTTGTGCGCGTCCAAACATGACGGACTGAACAAGTaaacattttttcacaattaGCGATGGAAAAACTTTTTAAAAGGATAAGGAACTGGTAGTCTAAAATGATGGCATTTTTAGTTGTGGACAAAAATAACAGCACAcagaatgttgcgtatgtatgaacagggttcaCTCATATTTTTCATGACTAAATGTTGTTTATACCCTTgggctaaagccctcgggcaCAAACAATCGTTTTGTCattaaaatatatgaatgaacccctaatcaTCATAAATACACAAGAAACATACACATGCAAATATAGCATGTTATATGACAGACATTTAAATTTTCCCTGCTTGTATCTAAACAACAATGTTTTGTGATACATTCATCAGTGAGAAGTTTTGTCATTTATAGTGTGCTTGAAATCATTAACTTGAAAATATATGGGAAAGAGAAAATCTTTCAAAATTGAGCGCTTTATAATAATTTGAGTTACACTGACAATATCTACCCTAGTAAACAGCTGCCGGTGGCACTAATGACACATATGTATGTAGCTTTTAATGTCCAATGGCAGAGTCAACAGTTTTGTTTTCCATATTAACACATTgccatcctttttttttttataagagcATGATTTTACAAGAAGCATAATTTAATGTATAATAAGCAATACCAAGGGAAACCTTACCTAACACTAGGGTCAGCACCAGATTCCAGCAGTTTCCATAACACTAACTTTTGACCTGCCTCAGCAGCAACATGAAGTAATGTAGTTCCTTTCACATCGACTGCACTGTTTAGAATACTAGACACTGATTGCAATGTTGAGCTATTGTCATCATGACCTGCCACTTCTTTGCTGCTGTTATTAGTTCGTTCTTCACTTGTAGCTTTGTTGTTATCCACCTGAGGCACATCTGAGGTTGGGCTGTTTTCACTTTCTGATCCATTATCTTTAGTTCTAGATCCCTGTCCTTCAATCTGTTGTGATTGCACACTTTTATTATCACCTGAATTAGTTGAAATTCTTTTGTCACCATTTGAATCATTCGTCACATTCACTGAGGTTTGATTAGCATTGCTAGGTAAGTTGCTTGAGTTAGGCTCCCTGCTGACCTCTACAGTCACTGATCCTAGAGTTGAATTTGTTACAATTTCATGCAATAATGAATCTAGTTTTTTAGTGTTGCCAGTTTTACAGGCTGTGTACAAATCATTGATTAGTTGATTTTCTCCTGCAGTAGCTGTGATACAAAAAGAAATAATTAACAtgaatttattaataataattaaaaactaTTTGGTTTGCAGAGTCAGTGTTCTAGTGTTGTAATGACAATTTGTAAGCTGTGCTTACTTGTGCTGTGGAAGGAGAACTAAGgtatatacataatataaaattaACACAAAGTATAATCTTACATATACTACAGGTTTAGTGACATTAAAACTGTGAATTTAATTTCACCACTTACCAGTGTTATTCAACTTTggcttttgtttctttttcttcttttttggttTCTTGGTACCTTCAAATTCTTTGAGATGAGACATTgatatttcttcttcttcatacACTAAATTAACTtcaaagtcatcatcatcatcgtcatcttcaATTAAATCACCAATTTTATTTTCAGTTGTCTCCTCTTTCAAGTTTGCTGAAAGAAATTTAATAATGAAATCAATTATATGGCAACAAGTAGTTAATGTGGCACAATCAGTTGCCAAGGGCAGCTCCTTTTGCTCATCTGATGTCAAAGCCTTTTTGTACTTTAgccattttaaaccatttttgtcaaatttcccCCCTTGCAAGTTGATTTGACCCCCTCTAAAaattcctggctatgccactgggtaCAATCTCTAATCATACATTCAGCCTCTTTCAAGCTCTAGTTGATTATTTGGGCCAACTCAGATGGATGACTGATTCTGAGATTTGTTTTCATTAATATTATATTTCAACAACATATTGCCAGAGAAGATGTAACCCttcattacatcttctctgatattgcCAAGCAGAGGAAACTATGTGCAGGTATCTTGAAATATTCATACAATTTCAGAAAATATAATCCTATAATTTCAAAACATACTACAATTAGGACAAAATCATGGttacatttttttgttattaGGCAAGTTAATTTCAAGGTCATGGGGGCAGCATGGCCCATGCCTTTGCTTTTGTTGCAGTAGGTCCCTGGTTTGATTCCTAGCGGGGGAAAATTCATTTTCAATTATCCTTCCTCTAAATTACTGCATTTGGATTGTGGGACAGATACAGTGGATGACACAGCCAGTTCAGATCAGGGTAATGCCTGGCTATTTGTATACCCCACCATGGTTCCTGGGTATCATATCATGGGAGAGTTTTCAACACTAAATGATCTCTCCAGGAAATAAGATGATAAAAAAGGCCTTTGTGTTATCTGCTCACATACCTGCTTCCTCTTTATAATCCTGTGGAGGCCGCCTTCTGTTTTTATATGCTTTCTTTGTATCATCAGATGTCTTTGATGATGACTTATCCGTCGTTTGATTTAGAAACATTTTGTTGAGATGAGCTTCTGCTTCAGTAGCGTCCCCtaaacagaaaaaaataatgtAAGCTGCATTTAGGACAACAGCCAAATCTATATGATATATTTGTGGTTTAAAATTAATCTCAAATAATTATGGACTCAAAATAATCTTATATATGAAATCATCAATTTAGGGCTTTAAATGAAAATCTGTATCTATTTATCATTTTATCAAGCCTTTGTGACAGTTATCTGATTTGCATTAGAGTTATCTTATAGCTATAAATTGAGATGCATATTTATCatattgtactatataataataaggctccgaaggtgactgcgctggtgctctaccaatgaattacttcccCAATGCAATGGTTCCTTATGCTGACTTTTAAGACTCTTCAACCCCATCTAGGAATTTTGTTttcttattgtttttgtttgaattATTTAGCACTGGGTAATGGGCACAACTTATATCatcaattggactattccagttaaaatccacacaccatatggaagacatgaccttaatcttccacacagggagtcctTAATCAGTGACtcttatttgaaatctacactccctgtgtgggagattaaggtcatgccttccttAGGAGGTAtaaggatttcagctggaatagcctatACCTACCATAACACTGCACACTGCTCAACACCTCATGGATTCGTCGTATCTCTTTCAAAGTTGACCGTCTTGTTGGGAAAGGTATGAAACTCATTCTCGTATCATCTTTGGTAAATGCAGGATTCTTTCCGCCATAAAATATGTTCCTATTATAGGAGGGTGCTCTTAAGAAGATAAGTTGGCAGTCATTGAGGGTTTCCTTCCAGCTTTCTAGAAGATCTTGGATGTCTTGCATGAGTGCTGCTTCATTGTATCTCCTGATAGAAGCACCTGCTGACCTGATGGACAAAGGTTATTTATACCAAGAGATTTGTGAATAGAATCAAAATGGTTCTTAATATACCTTCTCTCCATTCTTCTATATCACCCACCAAATAAAACATTGTAGAAATGTTAATTAGAAATGGCACCACAATATAAGTATAATTAGTTATAGGGTTACATTGTGTGTCAAACTTGTATTGTAGTCCAAATTTGAGTTTGATCAGAGCAATCTACAATATCAATTCCCCCTCTCACTTTAAAGCAATTCATCCATTTGTCCTTCCAGCTATATCTGCATTTCTATGCCTGTCGGTCATGCTGTCAGTCTTTACCTGTCATGTTTTGTCTATCAGTTTGTCTGTCATGTGTGTCGGTCATTCTGTTTCTTTACATGTTATGTGTCTGTGGTGATACCATTTTTACTCACTTGGGCTGATTTCCACCCTGTTTACCATCTCTTTGGCCCTGTGCTGTGCCTCGTTTTGCTCTCACTGTATACCTATGGAAGGTCTTATGTACAGCCATCTCATTCCTGTAGAATAGATCAGAAATACACACATTGATTAATGAGAGCAGGTTGACCTTGATACCCGCTTCTCTACAATCCTGTGGAAGTATTACTTCTTTCAGCAGATTGTTATTCAGTGATTATAGGTTGAATTTGCTTAAATATATGGTTAATGACTGCACATCAGTTGGTTtgaggtattgtgaaatatctatacATTGTGCTtgggaaccgagggatattctgaggtccaaaATATAACAGATGTAAAGTCATTAACTTCATTTATAATGCTGCAttcttttgcttttgtttttcacaaTATTGAATGATTTGAATTATTTATTGTTTGTGAAACATGGCCCCCTGCAAAACAGGCTCAAGGGTGGACTGATCTAAGCTTTTTATGTGTTtgtataaaattgaaatgaaattcataaAAATGATGTGAGTGGACATTATTTCTGTGAAAGTATGTTATGAATCTCAATGGTATGTTTCAGTTTCTGCTATTCACATGATTTGGTTTACAGTTTCTCCTCAATAGGGATATGCAATGGAAAAGTTTACAAGCTAAAGTTTGTTCGTCTTATATAaggcgtcaataaagtcccaacatacgcttgcgtaaattcacagaAGCGTGCGCCGGTTACGTATTAATCaccgcacaactagcgtaaacactgcgcccaacagcgtgcatgcctttctatatcaatacacgatgttatgTGTCTTATTTTtcccgccttatataaaccgaacaaactttagttctATAATATGATAACATGTGCAAATCAGAATGAGAAACCTATCATTCAAATAATTCAGTCTTGAGAAAAATACCTTCAGCAAATACAACTTACCCATGAAAGACAGCTCCTGCAAAATGCCCACCTCCTGTCATAATGATTGCCCATTTAGGGTTGGATGTGAGTTTTGATGCCATGGATATGAGTTCAGATTGGCTGCTTGGTACATTCTAAATCATTAAGGAAACATGtaaaaaatttattttacatGTCTCTAATTTAAGTGAAGATTAATAATTATAACATAGCTATAGAAGGTAAATTTGATTAACTGCCATTAACCATCACTTCCCATACAGGTTGGTTAAAGGCTAGACATATTAATTAACAAATTTGGTTGTAGTATTCTACCTTGTTACCATACCTGGTACCAGAGTTGTTAATTTGAGAAATAAGATAAATTAAGATGCTACAGAGAGGAATCAGTCTGGCAAACACAACATTCCCTATTTACAAATCTACAATGGCTCATTCAGCACCAAAGACAACTATGCCAGCAAATACCTTCTTTCCATGTAGAATACAGCGATGAACTGAGATTAGCTGCCCTTGTGAATTGGTAAAGAATACTTTAGGATAGTTGCGTTGTTTAGCCTTagtgttatcatcatcatcactattagTTGATTTGGTCTGGTTCTTAAGCATATCAATCTTTGAGTGGTCAGAATAAGGAGACTGGTAATCCTCATTGTCACTATCAGATGTGTTGGAATCACTTCCAGATATACTAGAAATATCTCCTGAAATGTGAACAGGTGTAGAGATAATATGATGCAATATCATTCAAATAATACCTCATACATGATGAATTGCACAGATATCATAACAGAGACCACCCATGCTACAAGTATGGAACAATCTGCTGGGATAAAGTGATACAGACAATTATGGTTTACATAATtattagggtgattgcatcattgcatcacctgacatgcatgcatataCAGTGGCTTCGCTTTGTAAGAATTCGTACGATGTATTACCAATAGGATTTGCTACATGTTGTGAAATCATAACATCCTTAGGAAAATGACATCACACtataaatcaaattttgagtGCAATATGTTTAGCAGTTTACAAGACAATGAATGACATTGTACCTGACATCGCTTCAAATGCTTCCATTGTAACAGACTCTGCTCCAATCATTCTCTCTTTCAAATTGAATCTATGCCAATCTAGTTTGTAGTGCTCTGtctgtaaaataaacaaacagtATAAATAACATCCTCAACTCTTAATATTGTATATTCTATAGCTTCTTCAAAACACATTGCTAGTTTACATTACGGTTTGAATTTTTTAATGTAATCTCATTAAATTGATTAATATGAGTGTACGAAAATACACAAAATGTACCACAAATTTGCTACTAAACTTCATAATTGGTAAGATTCCACAAGATAGCAGACATGAGATGTCACATCAATTACCTCTTCTTTGTTGCTGTTGTAATtgttgctttttattttttttaatacaattatTTTATAAACAAGCTATTCTGATGATGATGGTCTATTATATTCCATAATTGTTTTTACCTGTTGTTCCCTATTGTCAAATTTGCAGTCACAGAGAGAACACATCATCTTATTGGATATGGTATACACCTGAGATACATCTGGAACTGTTGAAgaaacatattttgacatttattaCATTACCCCCGGTACATTAAAACTCACTTGGGTTTGACTTCATGTACATAcactcaaatacatgtacatacactcAAATACAGTCCCTACCTCTGGTTTGGAATAGAAATACCATGTCAAAGCAGTACCCTCAACTTTCTTCAGAGGAACTTAAACAAAGGAAGTACAAAACAGGTGTGCATCTCATTAATAAGACAAACCTTGGAATATGCTTCTTCTTGCTGGGACCCCACATCACCAGAAAGATACAACTTCCCTGAAAACGGCACAAAGAAAAGCAGCAAGGTTCATTTCCAGCAATTTCAGCAGAAAAACTATTGTCACTGCTCTGATGGCTGGCTTGGAACTGCCAACACTTCAACAGACAAGACAAGTCTAAAGGCTCCCCATGATGTATTAGATCCACCATCAGGAAGCCAAGGCAGAAATTCCCAGTCACTACACAACATCCAAGTCATCAACATTTAGGACAAGGAACCAGCATGAAGCACAGTAAACCATCATCACACCAAGATCAGATTCATATAAGTACAGCTTTTACCCAAGAACCAGAAACAGCATGGAACAAACTTCCACTAGCTACCATCAACAAACCCAGTCAAGATTTTCAATTCAGCACTCACCCAAGACAAGACCATTGCCACAAGAAGGCAAGAAGAGCTCAACTTCTACGGCAGATGTCTCACCCTTCATCAAGTCAGCACCAGTCTTTTTATCTGCACTTCAATTTTATTTAACTTTCACTTCTTTGTTTGTGGTGGGTATAAAGATTTTTGATGTTAGTTTCTGCACTGATGTGATGTTGCACCATTTGGCGTGATACCAGTGAATATCGGGCTACCAAGAATCACAGTAGAAGTAGAATGGATTATCCTCTACATAATTGACATTTGTTATTTAATTAGATCCCTTTCACCATGTTGAGCAATCCACATCTTTCCAGTTCGATTATTTAGCTCATTACtagtagtagggatgcccactctcaatacagtttccactagaacgatttttcatttactgtgtgcgtgcactcacacacgtattgtctatggagaaactgatcgatacaagaaatcccaggcatgttaaatggcgtacatacttgttttgatccaaatgtaggcctatatcagggtgtttcaagaaattcctgattccaccagaaaacattcaccaaactttttcctgtttggtcagtaaatagagaggaccttcctgcatgaagagatcaacttttttaatgaaaaatttaatgagatgagaactacaacaggttgaagtgacaccattccgtgcatcaggtgttcaaacgcaattatctccgaatttggagtgaatcagacaagcaaacttacatactcataaaatttaactatttatgaagacaaaatgtgtaggatgttaagaaatttaagaatgtttaagcctaccgcggcccatctcaaatcatacACTTCCCCgagcacttctcactaccatgtccatttcatagggagtataaaaaccggggaccatcatggcttccatgcacacagtgtattgctcaatgtagtaaagataacctttgagttggagcaaatttctcaaaattggtagtgattaatgttaccaaacttatgccatgatgaaatataataatttttgaagataaaatgtgctgaccttaaaagattgaacaatgtttaagactaccgcttttcatttgaaataatgcacttattgttcatctcctctatggagatattttccatggcggccatctatgatcatgcttgatgtttcaacaaacaaaccatgggttttgaggtcttatagtttttgttgtatgtcaacaaaatcgattaaattttcaggatgatcttattttcatgttgttataagcaaatataatgttccagataagatagttaataaatacattaagaaaaagtaccttaaagttgcactttctgttagtattcctttttggactttaactttttaacatgttctagcagccctatataaaaccgtgacactttcgaaaggccatatctctggaatgaaacgtccgattaagattatttaaacgccaaaatgtttctttcatcaattcccatccaataagttaggtttgaatcaatttaaaagtacttcaatttttagtggacatgcctactagtaGTACTATAACAGTAAATATTCTCGGCAATTCAGTGAAGTTAGTGCTCAATTAATTGGGCGAGAACTGGCATACATAATACATATGGTCATGCGCATATGTTTAAAACAGTGGCATGCACAAAGTAGCCCTACCATAGGGCTTTTTTAACACGCTATATACTCAAAAACATCATGCTATAtcctgagaactgctaaaaactgCTATGAGAACTGGTAAAAACTCAGTGACCGCTCCCCCTTTTTATTGGGATTGAGCGGTCAGTGGGTTTAGCAGGGTATAATGTGTCTCAGAGTATAGCGTGTAAAAAAACAAAGCCCTGTGGTTGGGCTTGCACAAAGGAGAGCACAGCTGCGTCATGTTTGTCAGCCAGTCAAGAGAAATGCATCCAATCTGTGGAAAATTACCTACCAATTTATTTTAGCAGTCAGGGAAATCAGGACCCTTGCACCCCCACTTTTGTAAACCTGCACATGCCACAGATTTAAAGATGCAGCATATAGCTCTGCTTCAATGCCATGATGCCACTGATGACTCCATAAACAACAATAGCTTTACAACAAAACCATTTGGTACTTGAAATAGTTCTAGACATGAATTAGCAAGTTGCTGCTGCTacatcattttctttacaatATTACTTGGCAATCCatgtacacattttttttacataagcACATGACCCTGAAATAAGAATACAAGCAAATACAACACATGATCAAAGGTACCTTGTTCAACTAGAGAGACAGGTTCACTGGACATTTGTAGATCAGCCAGTGATGTGTCTGGTTGACAAGAAGACAATGTCAAACCATGAAGTAATGAGGCTGCTTTGTCTTCATACAGATTGAAACTTTCAACTTTGAACTCTTTAGCGGTCTTACTCTTGGTATCATCTCTGGTGCTATTCTCACCCTCaatatggctttcaactggaccTTCCTGTGGAGTATTTTCCATGTTTAATAATGTTTATctagaaaaaaatgtatattaggAAAGATTGTACAAGATGAGCAAAGGTTAATTAACTCAGAAATATCAATACTAGATATGGTATCTTATTTTGCTGAGCAACAAAAATAGGTACAGTAAATACAGGTGGATGTTGTATGTTTGGAAGACTCAACATTTCCAAGTTAGTTTGAGGTTGCTCAGACTAATATTCTCCAATATGTTGGGACGTCGATATATCAGGTCTGAGAAGATATGTGAAATTTCAGGGTTTTTAGAGCCTACACTATTGCACTTTATATCAATGTTTTTTATTACTTTGTCTTTGAAATATAAATCTAGAATGGTCAAATCCCAAAGTACACATTCTAAACTGTAATCCAAAAACTATTtggcacattttcaaaataacaagaaaaataTTCCCAAAATGTATCGCACACTGAAGTGATGACAAGATGGTGACTTTTGGCGAAATTTGAACTCAGTGCACTATAGAAAATCATCCGAACGACATGGAAaatatgtgaattttttcaaatcAATCATGAAAATCTTGACAATTTATGGAATCGATGCATACCAAAAACAGCTGAAAGATCTTGTAATTAAGCTTTCCTCTCGGGTCTTATTGCTGACCAAATCTTCTTCTTCCTATGTGCTGTGCTCAATTTTTTAGTATTTTCCCAtgggctttacgtgcacagtttacctatgcacgatcctggaacctaggattgattgcaaaTATCAGAACTGGGGATGGTCCCCTTTCTCTTTTCGAACAGCTCTGACTCTTAACGTACACATGTTTGACTCTCCCTGTACAAGGGATCAACATCGCCTTTATGCGACTTCCGAACCACAAGACGTCGTAtacacactacctatatctgcacgtgctaaagcagtgtatgggggtgagaagaaattctacgaTTTTATTCTGTAAAGTAACTGAACACAACTGTAGGATTTCCAAGCATATATACatttaggaacattttgggagaagAGAATTAATCTcgcctaaggcaagcccaaggcttgaA
The Amphiura filiformis chromosome 3, Afil_fr2py, whole genome shotgun sequence DNA segment above includes these coding regions:
- the LOC140148999 gene encoding tRNA endonuclease ANKZF1-like isoform X2, which gives rise to MENTPQEGPVESHIEGENSTRDDTKSKTAKEFKVESFNLYEDKAASLLHGLTLSSCQPDTSLADLQMSSEPVSLVEQVPDVSQVYTISNKMMCSLCDCKFDNREQQTEHYKLDWHRFNLKERMIGAESVTMEAFEAMSGDISSISGSDSNTSDSDNEDYQSPYSDHSKIDMLKNQTKSTNSDDDDNTKAKQRNYPKVFFTNSQGQLISVHRCILHGKKNVPSSQSELISMASKLTSNPKWAIIMTGGGHFAGAVFHGNEMAVHKTFHRYTVRAKRGTAQGQRDGKQGGNQPKSAGASIRRYNEAALMQDIQDLLESWKETLNDCQLIFLRAPSYNRNIFYGGKNPAFTKDDTRMSFIPFPTRRSTLKEIRRIHEVLSSVQCYGDATEAEAHLNKMFLNQTTDKSSSKTSDDTKKAYKNRRRPPQDYKEEAANLKEETTENKIGDLIEDDDDDDDFEVNLVYEEEEISMSHLKEFEGTKKPKKKKKKQKPKLNNTATAGENQLINDLYTACKTGNTKKLDSLLHEIVTNSTLGSVTVEVSREPNSSNLPSNANQTSVNVTNDSNGDKRISTNSGDNKSVQSQQIEGQGSRTKDNGSESENSPTSDVPQVDNNKATSEERTNNSSKEVAGHDDNSSTLQSVSSILNSAVDVKGTTLLHVAAEAGQKLVLWKLLESGADPSVRNKRGQPPYVVSANKEIRNELRRFMAAFPEKYNYTTAQIPSPLTADMEEERASKVAEKKKAQRKARKGKLKVKHQEERQKKKTTEENEKSWFAGLSDREKRALAAEKRLSKQVTATEPNRPRCWLCGDDMTGKVPFEYLDFKFCSMKCLKQHKLKQSTPQS
- the LOC140148999 gene encoding tRNA endonuclease ANKZF1-like isoform X1; its protein translation is MENTPQEGPVESHIEGENSTRDDTKSKTAKEFKVESFNLYEDKAASLLHGLTLSSCQPDTSLADLQMSSEPVSLVEQDVSQVYTISNKMMCSLCDCKFDNREQQTEHYKLDWHRFNLKERMIGAESVTMEAFEAMSGDISSISGSDSNTSDSDNEDYQSPYSDHSKIDMLKNQTKSTNSDDDDNTKAKQRNYPKVFFTNSQGQLISVHRCILHGKKNVPSSQSELISMASKLTSNPKWAIIMTGGGHFAGAVFHGNEMAVHKTFHRYTVRAKRGTAQGQRDGKQGGNQPKSAGASIRRYNEAALMQDIQDLLESWKETLNDCQLIFLRAPSYNRNIFYGGKNPAFTKDDTRMSFIPFPTRRSTLKEIRRIHEVLSSVQCYGDATEAEAHLNKMFLNQTTDKSSSKTSDDTKKAYKNRRRPPQDYKEEAANLKEETTENKIGDLIEDDDDDDDFEVNLVYEEEEISMSHLKEFEGTKKPKKKKKKQKPKLNNTATAGENQLINDLYTACKTGNTKKLDSLLHEIVTNSTLGSVTVEVSREPNSSNLPSNANQTSVNVTNDSNGDKRISTNSGDNKSVQSQQIEGQGSRTKDNGSESENSPTSDVPQVDNNKATSEERTNNSSKEVAGHDDNSSTLQSVSSILNSAVDVKGTTLLHVAAEAGQKLVLWKLLESGADPSVRNKRGQPPYVVSANKEIRNELRRFMAAFPEKYNYTTAQIPSPLTADMEEERASKVAEKKKAQRKARKGKLKVKHQEES